Proteins from a single region of Sphingopyxis sp. BSN-002:
- a CDS encoding demethoxyubiquinone hydroxylase family protein, with translation MSKPDKNASMIRVDQAGEYGATRIYAGQLAVMGDRHPMAREIAHMAEQEERHRKFFDAMVARRGVRPTALQPVWNVAGFALGAVTAAMGPRAAMACTAAVETEIDRHYRHQLDELGDSDPELSAAVEDFRAEELEHKEAALAAGAESAPGYPLLSFAIRAGCRAAIALSKRI, from the coding sequence ATGAGCAAGCCGGACAAGAATGCCTCGATGATCCGCGTCGATCAGGCGGGCGAATATGGCGCGACGCGCATCTACGCCGGCCAGCTCGCCGTAATGGGCGATCGCCATCCGATGGCGCGCGAGATCGCGCATATGGCCGAGCAGGAAGAGCGGCATCGCAAATTCTTCGATGCGATGGTCGCGCGCCGCGGCGTGCGCCCGACGGCGCTGCAGCCGGTCTGGAACGTCGCGGGCTTCGCGCTGGGTGCGGTCACCGCCGCGATGGGGCCGCGCGCCGCGATGGCCTGCACCGCTGCGGTCGAGACCGAGATCGATCGCCATTACCGGCATCAGCTCGACGAGCTCGGCGACAGCGACCCCGAGCTCAGCGCCGCGGTCGAGGATTTCCGCGCCGAGGAACTGGAACACAAGGAAGCCGCGCTCGCCGCGGGCGCCGAAAGCGCGCCGGGCTATCCGTTGCTGAGCTTCGCGATCCGCGCCGGCTGCCGTGCAGCCATCGCACTGTCAAAGCGTATCTGA
- a CDS encoding disulfide bond formation protein B: MLKSRLAAPLVALAIPLLLYGGALVSQYGFGLHPCEMCYWQRWPHQAALIFAAGALLRQRNDRAMRNLTYLAAIAIAISGLIGIFHAGVEYGFWEGLTTCSTTQTGPISLDQIMATPITRCDVPQWELFGISLAGFNAIFSLAGAALVLTLLRRRPTSAA; the protein is encoded by the coding sequence ATGCTGAAATCGCGTCTCGCCGCGCCGCTCGTCGCGCTCGCCATACCGCTGTTGCTGTACGGCGGCGCGCTCGTCTCGCAATACGGCTTTGGCCTCCATCCGTGCGAGATGTGCTATTGGCAGCGCTGGCCGCACCAGGCCGCCCTCATCTTTGCGGCGGGCGCGCTGCTGCGGCAGCGCAACGACCGGGCGATGCGCAATCTGACGTACCTCGCGGCGATCGCGATCGCGATCAGCGGCTTGATCGGTATCTTCCATGCCGGGGTCGAATATGGCTTCTGGGAAGGGCTGACGACGTGCAGCACGACGCAGACCGGACCGATCTCGCTCGACCAGATCATGGCGACGCCGATCACCCGCTGCGACGTTCCGCAGTGGGAGCTGTTCGGCATCTCGCTCGCGGGGTTCAACGCGATCTTCTCGCTTGCAGGCGCCGCGCTCGTCTTGACCTTGCTGCGCCGTCGGCCCACATCGGCGGCATGA
- a CDS encoding S41 family peptidase, whose amino-acid sequence MTESTQTHASPTRRFALWQRAAALSTLALVPLATGAMATVDASTDQEIARFMEVFQEVKSNYVEPVSDDKLIEGAINGMLASLDPHSGYLDARDYSNLRTQTDGEYGGLGLSVTMEDGVVKVITPTADTPADRAGIKAGDYITHINKELIFGLSLDEAVEQMRGRPGTKIDITVVREGQDKPIEMTLTREIIDVKPVKWEVKDDVGVLTITSFSADAARDLRAAMIAVEKSMGHKPRGWVLDLRSNPGGLLDEAVNVSDIFLDRGEIVSQRGRKKGDIERYFAEPGDLAGGAPMIVLIDAGSASASEIVAGALQDQHRAVIMGERSFGKGSVQTVLPLTDTTALRLTTARYYTPSGRSVQEGGIEPDIRVPQLSDPDYKDRPRFRESDLRRHLINEKKVDNSLLEKDEKDDPRFTASAADLKAKGIDDYQLYYALQTIGRISPTTARMAQGSKPAAKPTARN is encoded by the coding sequence ATGACCGAATCGACCCAGACCCACGCCTCCCCCACGCGCCGCTTTGCGCTGTGGCAGCGTGCCGCCGCGCTTTCGACGCTTGCGCTCGTTCCGCTCGCGACCGGCGCGATGGCGACCGTCGACGCGTCGACCGATCAGGAAATCGCGCGCTTCATGGAAGTGTTTCAGGAGGTCAAATCCAACTATGTCGAGCCCGTCAGCGACGACAAGCTGATCGAAGGCGCGATCAACGGAATGCTCGCCAGCCTCGATCCGCATTCGGGTTACCTCGACGCACGCGACTATTCGAACCTCCGCACGCAGACCGACGGCGAATATGGCGGTCTTGGCCTGTCGGTGACGATGGAGGACGGCGTCGTCAAGGTGATCACCCCGACCGCCGACACCCCTGCCGACCGCGCCGGTATCAAGGCGGGCGATTATATCACCCACATCAACAAGGAGCTGATCTTCGGCCTGTCGCTCGACGAAGCGGTCGAACAGATGCGCGGACGCCCGGGCACCAAGATCGACATCACCGTCGTGCGCGAGGGCCAGGACAAGCCGATCGAGATGACGCTGACCCGCGAGATCATCGACGTGAAGCCGGTGAAGTGGGAAGTGAAGGATGACGTCGGCGTCCTGACGATCACCAGCTTCTCCGCGGATGCCGCCCGCGACCTCAGGGCCGCGATGATAGCGGTCGAAAAATCGATGGGGCACAAACCGCGGGGCTGGGTCCTCGACTTGCGTTCGAATCCCGGCGGCCTGCTCGACGAGGCGGTCAACGTCAGCGACATCTTCCTCGACCGCGGCGAAATCGTTTCGCAGCGCGGACGCAAGAAGGGCGATATCGAGCGCTATTTCGCGGAGCCCGGCGACCTGGCAGGCGGCGCCCCGATGATCGTGCTGATCGACGCCGGTTCGGCCTCGGCTTCCGAAATCGTTGCCGGCGCGCTGCAGGACCAGCATCGCGCCGTGATCATGGGCGAGCGCAGCTTCGGCAAGGGTTCGGTGCAGACGGTGCTGCCGCTGACCGACACCACCGCGCTTCGCCTGACCACCGCACGCTATTACACGCCGTCGGGCCGCAGCGTGCAGGAAGGCGGGATCGAACCCGACATCCGCGTGCCGCAGCTGTCGGACCCCGACTACAAGGATCGTCCGCGTTTCCGGGAAAGCGACCTGCGCCGTCACCTGATCAACGAGAAGAAGGTCGACAACAGCCTGCTCGAAAAGGACGAGAAGGACGATCCGCGCTTCACCGCGAGCGCCGCCGACCTTAAGGCTAAGGGCATCGACGACTATCAGCTCTATTATGCGCTGCAGACGATCGGACGCATCAGCCCGACCACGGCGCGTATGGCGCAGGGAAGCAAGCCGGCCGCCAAGCCGACCGCGCGCAACTGA